A portion of the Cellulophaga algicola DSM 14237 genome contains these proteins:
- a CDS encoding FMN-binding glutamate synthase family protein, translating into MIDFIVKIPWYGWVLLVILIIAIRDVFFQKAHTISHNFPLVGHIRYWLESIGPEMRQYFVSNNREELPFNRIERGWIYASAKKENNYEGFGTDRDIYAHQYIFVKNQMMAYEVPKNHPNLEDSSFVPCAKVIGAYNKRRKPYRPASVINVSAMSFGSLSAAAVSAMNKGVGLADAYHNTGEGGLSPYHKQGGDVVFHFGTGYFGVRSDEGSLSIEKLKKLVEDNPCIKAIEIKLSQGAKPGKGGVLPGAKITPELAEIRGVEVGKDVLSPATHKAFKNVPELLQLIEKIAEETGLPVGIKGAIGKLDQWEQLADIMKKTGKGPDFITVDGGEGGTGAAPPSFADHVSLPWVYGFSSVYKVFLNRELTDRIVFIGSGKLGFPAKAAMAFAMGADCINVAREAMMSIGCIQAQVCHTNRCPTGIATQNKWLQNGIDIPLKSERLAQYFKSFRKEFLEITHAAGYEHPCQFHMEDIQVNVDDIDLNRDLRSTYKYQKNPVPFNGVQELYDCIHLGGKKIK; encoded by the coding sequence ATGATTGATTTTATTGTAAAGATTCCTTGGTATGGTTGGGTTCTATTAGTTATTTTAATTATAGCTATTCGAGACGTTTTTTTCCAAAAAGCGCATACTATTTCGCATAACTTTCCTTTAGTTGGTCATATTAGATATTGGTTAGAAAGTATTGGACCAGAAATGCGTCAATATTTTGTTTCAAATAATAGAGAAGAATTACCCTTTAATCGTATTGAACGTGGGTGGATTTATGCCTCTGCAAAAAAAGAAAATAATTACGAAGGTTTTGGTACCGATAGAGATATTTATGCACACCAATATATCTTTGTGAAAAATCAGATGATGGCATATGAAGTTCCAAAAAACCATCCTAATTTAGAAGATTCAAGTTTTGTTCCTTGTGCTAAAGTAATTGGTGCTTATAATAAACGTAGAAAACCATACAGACCCGCTTCTGTTATTAATGTATCAGCGATGAGTTTTGGCTCACTTTCTGCTGCAGCTGTATCAGCAATGAATAAAGGTGTTGGTTTAGCAGATGCTTATCACAATACGGGTGAAGGTGGACTTTCTCCTTACCACAAACAAGGAGGAGATGTAGTTTTTCATTTTGGAACAGGATATTTTGGTGTCCGCAGTGATGAAGGAAGCTTATCTATAGAAAAGCTAAAAAAATTAGTTGAGGACAATCCATGTATAAAAGCTATTGAAATTAAATTATCTCAAGGAGCTAAACCAGGAAAAGGAGGTGTTTTACCAGGTGCTAAAATAACCCCTGAATTAGCAGAAATTAGAGGTGTAGAAGTGGGTAAAGATGTATTGTCTCCTGCGACACACAAAGCCTTTAAAAATGTACCTGAGTTATTACAATTAATTGAAAAAATTGCAGAAGAAACAGGTTTACCTGTAGGTATAAAAGGAGCTATTGGAAAATTAGACCAATGGGAACAATTGGCAGATATCATGAAAAAAACGGGTAAAGGCCCAGATTTTATTACGGTTGATGGTGGTGAAGGTGGTACTGGTGCTGCTCCTCCTAGTTTTGCAGATCATGTTTCCTTACCATGGGTATATGGATTTTCTAGTGTCTATAAAGTATTTTTAAATAGAGAATTAACAGATAGGATTGTATTTATAGGAAGCGGTAAATTAGGTTTTCCTGCTAAGGCCGCTATGGCTTTTGCTATGGGAGCAGATTGTATTAATGTTGCCCGTGAAGCCATGATGAGCATTGGGTGTATTCAAGCGCAGGTATGCCATACCAATCGTTGCCCTACAGGTATAGCAACACAAAATAAATGGTTGCAAAACGGTATAGATATTCCGTTAAAATCAGAACGTTTGGCTCAGTATTTTAAATCTTTTAGAAAAGAATTTTTAGAAATTACCCATGCTGCTGGGTATGAACATCCATGTCAGTTTCATATGGAAGATATTCAAGTGAATGTAGATGACATTGATTTGAATAGAGATTTAAGATCTACCTATAAATATCAGAAAAATCCTGTTCCTTTTAATGGTGTACAAGAATTATATGATTGCATTCATCTAGGAGGAAAAAAAATAAAGTAA
- a CDS encoding patatin-like phospholipase family protein, producing MRALVISGGGSKGAFAGGVAQYLIEEAHQEYDLFLGTSTGSLLISHLGLKKIEKIKEIYTSVSQRDIFSNCPFSIQKKHGVESIGIHHFNVLKNFYRGSKTFGESHNLLQLIKNTITLEEFNILKNGPKDIVVTVSNLSLNQVEYKSINDFSYDEFCEWVWISCNYTPFMSLVKKNGCEYADGGLGTMVPIEEAIKRGATTVDAIILQTEVTHLNRMPSKNVFSLLTNMFAFMLDRIEHQNIRIGKYVAKHNNAIINFYYTPTVLTTNSLIFDETKMAAWWKSGFNYAKFKSSESSPLKPEVTN from the coding sequence ATGAGAGCATTAGTAATTTCTGGAGGTGGGAGTAAAGGGGCTTTTGCTGGTGGCGTTGCCCAATATCTTATTGAAGAAGCACACCAGGAGTATGATCTATTTTTGGGAACGTCTACTGGGAGTCTTTTAATTTCTCATTTAGGCCTAAAAAAAATAGAAAAAATCAAAGAAATTTATACGTCTGTAAGTCAACGTGATATCTTTAGCAATTGTCCTTTTTCAATACAAAAAAAACATGGTGTTGAAAGTATTGGTATACATCATTTTAATGTGCTGAAAAATTTTTACCGCGGAAGCAAAACCTTTGGAGAGAGTCATAATCTATTGCAACTTATAAAAAACACCATTACCCTAGAAGAGTTCAATATCCTTAAAAACGGTCCAAAAGATATTGTAGTAACCGTATCTAATTTATCACTTAATCAAGTGGAGTACAAATCTATTAATGATTTTTCATACGATGAGTTTTGTGAATGGGTATGGATTTCTTGTAACTATACGCCATTTATGAGCTTAGTAAAGAAAAATGGATGTGAATATGCTGATGGTGGGTTAGGAACCATGGTGCCTATTGAAGAAGCCATAAAAAGAGGGGCAACTACTGTAGATGCTATTATTTTGCAAACAGAAGTGACACATTTAAACCGGATGCCATCTAAAAATGTGTTCTCATTGTTGACCAATATGTTTGCTTTTATGTTAGATCGTATCGAGCATCAAAATATTAGAATCGGAAAGTATGTAGCTAAGCATAATAATGCAATCATCAACTTTTATTATACTCCCACTGTTTTAACTACAAATTCACTTATTTTTGACGAAACTAAAATGGCAGCTTGGTGGAAAAGCGGATTTAATTACGCGAAATTTAAAAGTTCAGAAAGTAGTCCGTTAAAACCAGAAGTAACCAACTAA
- a CDS encoding patatin-like phospholipase family protein, with protein MKALVISGGGSKGAFAGGVAQYLMEIKKKEYDLFLGTSTGSLLIPQLSLNNVGKLYDIYTNVNQLSIFSLNPFIVKKKDGREFVTINYFTTFLQFLKRKRTFGESGALRRTIKKNFSLEEFNQIKNSNKKVIVTVSNLSKNRVEYKELSEFSYEEFCDWIWISCNYIPFMSLVKRDGYEYGDGGLGCVVPIREAIRRGATEVDAIILESENLNQNKVLGKNPFSLMLSIYGFVLDQIEYHDVSEGVLAAKHNGVKLNLYYTPTRLTENSLVFNKKLMREWWLQGFSYAEEKFKEK; from the coding sequence TTGAAAGCATTAGTAATAAGTGGAGGTGGGAGTAAAGGTGCTTTTGCTGGTGGAGTTGCCCAATACCTAATGGAGATTAAAAAAAAGGAGTATGATCTATTTCTTGGCACCTCTACAGGGAGTCTATTAATTCCGCAATTATCGCTAAATAATGTTGGTAAACTTTATGATATTTATACCAATGTGAACCAACTTTCTATTTTTAGCTTAAATCCGTTTATTGTAAAGAAAAAAGATGGTCGTGAATTTGTAACAATTAACTATTTTACCACATTTTTACAGTTTTTAAAACGTAAAAGAACTTTTGGAGAAAGCGGTGCCTTACGTAGAACCATCAAAAAGAATTTTTCTCTAGAAGAATTTAATCAAATAAAAAATTCAAACAAAAAAGTAATTGTTACCGTTTCAAATTTATCTAAAAATAGAGTAGAGTATAAGGAGCTAAGTGAATTTAGCTACGAGGAGTTTTGTGATTGGATTTGGATTTCTTGTAATTACATCCCGTTTATGTCTTTAGTAAAACGCGATGGGTATGAATATGGCGATGGTGGTTTAGGATGTGTTGTTCCTATCCGAGAAGCCATCAGAAGAGGCGCTACAGAAGTAGACGCGATAATCTTAGAATCAGAAAACTTAAATCAGAATAAAGTATTGGGTAAGAATCCGTTCTCTCTTATGCTAAGTATTTATGGCTTTGTTTTAGATCAAATAGAATACCACGATGTTTCTGAAGGGGTGTTAGCTGCCAAACACAACGGCGTGAAATTAAATTTATATTACACGCCAACCAGGCTTACCGAAAACTCGCTTGTTTTTAATAAAAAACTAATGCGAGAATGGTGGTTGCAAGGATTTAGTTATGCCGAAGAAAAATTTAAAGAAAAATAA
- a CDS encoding M1 family metallopeptidase, translating to MRYLFLSFICLFSISLSAQEQKSVDFISGTASLSILPKEKKIIGTVTYAFEVLKDVDSIFLDAKNIKFTTINLNGKKVKYVNDEKHVIIKKRFKKGKSQILNLSYETQPKQTVYFIGWEDDTSTNNQVWTQGQGKYTSHWLPSFDDMNEKVVFDLTISFDSAYEVVANGKLIDSKKDKDNTTTWYYDMDKPMSSYLLAFSIANYDKNVLKSATGIPLELYYYPEDEAKVEPTYRYTKEIFDFLEGEIGVDFPWQNYKQVPVKDFLYAGMENTTTTIFSDAYMIDSTAFIDKNYVNINAHELAHQWFGDLVTEVDGHHHWLQEGFATYYALLSEKELFGDEEFYWKLFDTAEMLHKSTIDGKGESLKDPKASSLTFYEKGAWALVFLRNEIGAKAFKKGIQNYLEKYKFKNVTIKEFLQEMETASGTSLVSFETVWLEEKEFSNEAALTYLKENSSSIADFIKLQYAVNALLPQKEQLALIENAYATSTSIAFKKRIVLNYSELFSEDLIEEILASNVLELRQALLLKTVQIPLGLQANFESLLEDQSYVTVENALYRLFLNFPDNRKAYLDQTKDIVGFSDKNVRLLWLTLALVTEDYNSLKTKEYFDELGSYTNAKYDPKTRETAFQYLFQTFGLTDINLEDLADASMHHSWQFKKFARALCDELLKDEAYKNRIIALLPKLNEKEKLYLTSKLE from the coding sequence ATGCGGTATTTATTTTTAAGTTTTATCTGTTTATTCTCTATTTCTTTAAGTGCTCAAGAGCAGAAATCTGTCGATTTTATTTCTGGCACAGCCTCACTTTCTATTCTTCCTAAGGAGAAGAAAATCATAGGGACGGTAACCTATGCTTTTGAGGTTTTAAAAGATGTTGATAGTATTTTTTTAGACGCAAAAAATATCAAATTTACAACCATAAACCTTAATGGTAAAAAAGTAAAGTATGTTAATGACGAAAAACATGTTATTATCAAAAAGCGATTCAAAAAAGGAAAATCACAAATACTGAATCTTTCTTATGAAACGCAACCTAAGCAAACTGTTTATTTTATTGGATGGGAGGACGATACAAGTACAAATAATCAAGTTTGGACACAAGGTCAAGGGAAATATACGAGTCATTGGCTTCCAAGTTTTGATGATATGAATGAAAAGGTTGTCTTTGACTTAACTATCAGCTTTGATTCAGCATATGAAGTGGTGGCCAACGGAAAGTTAATTGATTCCAAAAAGGATAAAGATAATACGACCACTTGGTATTATGATATGGATAAGCCTATGAGTAGTTATCTTTTAGCTTTTTCTATAGCGAATTATGATAAAAACGTACTAAAAAGCGCTACGGGTATACCTCTAGAACTATATTACTATCCTGAAGATGAGGCTAAAGTAGAGCCTACCTACCGATATACAAAAGAAATTTTTGATTTTTTAGAAGGTGAGATTGGCGTAGATTTCCCTTGGCAAAATTACAAACAAGTACCGGTAAAAGATTTTCTATATGCAGGAATGGAAAATACCACGACTACTATTTTTTCTGATGCCTACATGATAGATTCTACTGCTTTTATAGATAAAAATTATGTAAATATAAACGCCCATGAATTAGCGCATCAATGGTTTGGAGATCTTGTTACGGAGGTTGATGGTCATCACCATTGGTTGCAGGAAGGCTTTGCAACCTACTACGCTTTATTATCTGAAAAAGAACTTTTTGGAGATGAGGAATTCTATTGGAAATTATTTGATACCGCTGAAATGTTACATAAAAGCACTATAGATGGCAAAGGAGAATCACTTAAAGATCCAAAAGCTAGTAGCTTAACGTTTTACGAAAAAGGGGCTTGGGCTTTAGTATTTCTTAGAAATGAAATAGGAGCAAAGGCTTTCAAAAAAGGGATTCAGAACTATTTAGAAAAATACAAATTTAAGAATGTAACGATTAAAGAATTCCTACAGGAAATGGAAACAGCAAGTGGTACATCTTTAGTCAGTTTTGAAACGGTATGGCTAGAAGAAAAAGAATTCTCTAATGAAGCTGCTTTAACCTATTTAAAAGAAAATTCTTCAAGTATTGCTGATTTTATAAAACTTCAATATGCAGTGAATGCTTTATTACCGCAAAAAGAACAATTAGCCTTAATTGAAAATGCGTATGCGACATCTACCTCTATTGCATTTAAGAAAAGAATTGTTTTAAACTATTCTGAATTATTTTCAGAAGATTTAATTGAGGAAATACTGGCTTCAAACGTATTAGAATTGCGACAAGCATTACTATTAAAAACTGTTCAAATTCCTTTAGGGTTGCAGGCAAATTTTGAATCATTGTTAGAAGACCAAAGCTATGTGACGGTTGAAAATGCTCTGTACCGCCTTTTTTTGAACTTTCCTGATAACAGAAAAGCGTATTTAGACCAAACAAAAGACATTGTAGGTTTCTCTGACAAGAATGTACGCTTGTTATGGTTAACATTGGCTTTGGTTACTGAAGATTATAACAGTTTAAAGACCAAAGAATATTTTGATGAATTAGGGAGTTATACAAATGCTAAATATGATCCTAAAACACGAGAGACAGCTTTTCAATACCTATTTCAGACGTTTGGATTAACAGATATCAATTTAGAAGATTTAGCAGATGCCAGTATGCACCATAGTTGGCAGTTTAAAAAATTTGCAAGAGCATTATGTGATGAGTTGCTAAAAGATGAAGCCTATAAAAATAGAATTATCGCATTATTGCCTAAATTAAATGAAAAAGAAAAACTGTATCTTACTAGTAAACTAGAGTAG
- a CDS encoding PKD domain-containing protein translates to MKNFKTLGISLILILTIIIACTKEVGLYTEVEFEITEEHEVDGFINNPLATFLIVTPEELLEDLSYSFSYKINSGAGYFEAVDGTIIQEGEKASFNPLSASLDYIPTSIGDHSVTFTASDTFGFTEEITLTYTITNIPVTWTAEGPTGPVLLGSSQSITLTLGNEAAITGATYQRNYSFSEGSGNLYTAAPESNTIAVNDFVSIVPGTYQLEYISNELGITTIEFLLRDSNEQELIATVTFEVVDELSTEKEITSFIVNGIAGTITGTTIDVVLPEGTDLTALAPVIIHTGASISPESEINQDFSNPVIYTVTAQDETIQAYTVNVTVPSANQAPTAIATSDVTSGVPSLDVQFTGDTSTDPDAGDVLTYAWNFGDGSTATTANPSHTFTTAGTYTVTLTVTDDRTPALNSTDTITIIVTDANQAPTAIATSDVTSGEVSLDVQFTGDTSTDPDTGDTLTYAWNFGDGTTATTANPSHTFTTAGTYTVTLTVTDDGTPALSSSEVTITITVNAPANQTPTAIATSDVTSGVPSLDVQFTGDTSSDPDTGDTLTYAWNFGDGTTATTANPSHTFTTVGTYTVTLTVTDNGTPALSSSEVTITITVNAPANQAPTAVADNYSVIKGTNNNLFNVIANDSDPDGDTLTVTLELFPLNGTATMSGNQVSYSPNINFVGTDQIGYQISDGNGGMASGSITVTVTGPTNQAPTAVATGPTATITGVVENFYADSSSDPDGDNLTYLWDFGDTTTSNLINPTHSYTTVGTYTVTLTVTDNGSPVLSDSEVILINVTGATPTATFSNSQIVTDANPSTQGILTINNGNISFTINIFGGTGSGGVSLIFTILGVDTWNVYADQGDVNNSITDLIPPGTYNYYIDIFTVAGGSDSSGSVIAN, encoded by the coding sequence ATGAAAAATTTTAAAACTTTAGGGATATCTCTCATTTTAATACTGACTATAATAATAGCCTGTACCAAAGAAGTAGGCTTATACACTGAAGTAGAATTTGAAATTACAGAGGAACATGAGGTTGATGGATTTATTAATAATCCATTAGCGACTTTCTTGATAGTTACTCCTGAGGAACTATTAGAAGATCTTAGTTATTCTTTTTCGTATAAAATAAATTCTGGAGCGGGGTATTTTGAAGCTGTTGACGGAACTATAATTCAAGAAGGAGAAAAAGCTTCTTTTAATCCACTATCTGCTTCATTAGATTATATTCCAACTTCGATAGGAGATCATTCGGTAACTTTTACCGCATCAGATACTTTTGGTTTTACAGAAGAAATTACCCTTACCTATACCATTACGAATATTCCAGTTACGTGGACAGCCGAAGGACCTACGGGGCCAGTACTACTAGGAAGTTCTCAAAGTATTACGCTGACCTTAGGAAATGAAGCGGCAATAACAGGAGCAACCTATCAAAGAAATTATTCGTTCTCTGAAGGCTCAGGGAATTTATATACCGCGGCTCCTGAAAGCAATACTATTGCGGTGAATGATTTTGTAAGCATTGTACCAGGAACCTATCAATTAGAATATATCTCTAATGAATTAGGCATTACCACTATTGAGTTTTTACTTAGAGATAGTAATGAACAAGAATTAATAGCTACCGTTACTTTTGAAGTGGTTGATGAACTTTCTACTGAAAAAGAAATTACTTCATTTATAGTAAATGGAATAGCAGGGACTATTACAGGAACTACTATCGATGTGGTACTTCCTGAAGGAACTGATTTAACAGCTTTAGCACCCGTAATTATACATACAGGAGCAAGTATTTCGCCCGAATCAGAAATAAATCAAGATTTTTCGAATCCTGTAATTTATACGGTTACCGCTCAAGATGAAACTATACAAGCTTATACGGTAAATGTAACAGTTCCTTCCGCGAATCAAGCTCCAACAGCAATAGCAACTTCAGATGTAACTTCTGGCGTTCCTTCCTTAGACGTGCAATTTACAGGAGATACTTCTACTGATCCAGATGCTGGAGATGTATTAACGTATGCTTGGAATTTTGGAGATGGAAGCACAGCAACAACTGCTAATCCTTCTCACACTTTTACAACCGCAGGAACGTACACGGTAACACTTACTGTTACGGATGATAGAACTCCAGCTCTCAACAGTACGGATACGATCACGATAATAGTAACAGATGCCAATCAAGCACCAACGGCAATAGCGACTTCTGATGTCACTTCTGGAGAAGTTTCTTTAGACGTACAATTTACAGGAGATACTTCTACTGACCCAGATACAGGAGATACATTAACCTATGCTTGGAATTTTGGAGATGGAACCACAGCAACAACTGCTAATCCTTCTCATACCTTTACAACCGCAGGAACGTACACGGTAACACTTACCGTTACCGATGATGGAACACCGGCTTTGTCTAGTTCAGAGGTTACAATAACAATAACCGTAAATGCTCCTGCCAATCAAACACCAACCGCTATAGCCACTTCAGATGTAACTTCTGGCGTTCCTTCCTTAGACGTGCAATTTACAGGAGATACTTCTTCTGATCCAGACACTGGAGATACATTAACATATGCTTGGAATTTTGGAGACGGAACCACAGCAACAACTGCTAATCCTTCTCATACCTTTACTACAGTTGGAACGTATACTGTTACACTTACCGTTACCGATAATGGAACACCGGCTTTATCAAGTTCGGAGGTTACAATAACAATAACCGTAAATGCTCCTGCCAATCAAGCACCAACAGCCGTGGCAGATAATTATTCAGTCATAAAAGGAACTAATAACAATCTATTTAATGTTATTGCAAACGACTCTGACCCAGATGGGGATACGCTTACGGTTACTCTTGAACTCTTTCCTCTTAACGGTACAGCAACGATGTCAGGTAATCAGGTAAGTTATAGCCCAAATATAAATTTTGTTGGAACGGATCAAATTGGATACCAAATAAGTGATGGTAATGGTGGAATGGCTAGCGGATCAATTACTGTAACCGTAACAGGTCCTACTAACCAGGCACCAACAGCAGTTGCCACAGGGCCAACAGCCACAATTACAGGAGTTGTTGAAAATTTTTATGCAGATTCATCATCAGATCCTGACGGGGACAATTTAACTTATTTGTGGGATTTTGGAGATACAACCACTTCAAATTTAATAAATCCAACACATAGTTATACAACGGTAGGAACCTATACGGTTACCTTAACTGTTACCGATAATGGTTCTCCCGTTCTTAGTGATTCTGAAGTAATTTTGATTAATGTTACGGGAGCTACACCAACAGCCACATTTAGTAATTCACAAATAGTCACCGATGCAAATCCATCAACACAAGGAATACTAACTATTAATAATGGAAATATATCTTTTACTATTAATATTTTTGGTGGCACAGGATCGGGAGGAGTTAGTTTAATATTTACAATTCTGGGTGTTGATACATGGAATGTATATGCTGATCAAGGAGATGTAAATAATTCAATTACAGATTTGATACCACCAGGTACTTACAATTACTATATTGACATATTTACAGTAGCTGGAGGAAGTGATAGTTCTGGATCAGTAATAGCTAACTAA
- the recG gene encoding ATP-dependent DNA helicase RecG yields MNANFLQTPIAYLKGVGPNRASTLQSELGIQTYQDLINLFPHRYIDKTQYYKINLLQQNTSEVQVVGKITHIKSVAQKKGNRLVATFLDDTGKMELVWFRGQKWIRENLKLNVPYVVFGKTNFYNGTFSMPHPEMELLVDHEKGLKIYMQPVYPSTEKLSNKGITNRVLSKLIQQIFVELNGKFTEALSPKIIEELHLISKSEAMFNIHFPKNQELLAKAQFRLKFEELFYIQLQLIAKNMLHKKRIKGFPFDKVGTIFTDFYNNHLPFELTNAQKRVLKEIRSDLGSNAQMNRLLQGDVGSGKTIVALMAMLLAIDNGFQACLMAPTEILANQHFVGIQELLEGVGITVSLLTGSVKKSARKVIHEQLESGELQILIGTHALLEDKVQYKNLGLAIVDEQHRFGVAQRSKLWHKNTIPPHVLVMTATPIPRTLAMSLYGDLDISVIDELPPGRKPIKTVHRYDSNRLKVFQFIREEIKKGRQIYVVYPLIQESEVLDYKDLMDGYESIVRDFPQPEYQISIVHGQMKPVDKEYEMQRFVKGETQIMVATTVIEVGVNVPNASVMIIESAERFGLSQLHQLRGRVGRGADQSFCILMTSFKLSTEAKTRLETMVRTNDGFEIAEVDLKLRGPGDLMGTQQSGMLNLKIADIVRDNDILKTARYYALQLLKDDPTLAKDENAVINYTYAQLVRHKNIWKYIS; encoded by the coding sequence ATGAATGCAAATTTTTTACAAACTCCCATTGCTTACTTAAAAGGTGTTGGTCCTAATAGGGCTAGCACCTTGCAATCTGAGCTTGGCATTCAAACCTATCAAGATCTTATAAATCTGTTTCCCCACCGGTACATAGATAAGACACAGTATTATAAGATTAATCTTTTACAACAAAATACTTCTGAAGTTCAGGTAGTTGGAAAAATCACCCATATAAAATCGGTAGCACAAAAAAAAGGGAATCGACTCGTAGCTACCTTTCTAGATGATACCGGTAAAATGGAATTGGTATGGTTTAGGGGGCAAAAATGGATTCGTGAGAATTTAAAGCTCAATGTACCCTATGTGGTTTTTGGAAAAACCAATTTTTACAACGGTACCTTCTCCATGCCGCATCCTGAAATGGAATTGCTTGTGGACCATGAAAAGGGCTTAAAAATTTACATGCAGCCGGTATATCCGTCCACGGAGAAACTGAGTAATAAGGGGATTACGAATAGAGTGCTAAGTAAATTAATTCAGCAGATTTTTGTAGAACTGAATGGGAAATTTACGGAAGCCCTTTCGCCTAAAATTATAGAAGAACTACATTTAATTTCTAAGAGTGAAGCGATGTTTAATATTCACTTCCCTAAGAATCAAGAATTATTAGCCAAAGCACAATTTAGACTAAAATTTGAAGAGCTTTTTTATATTCAACTGCAACTCATCGCTAAGAATATGTTGCATAAAAAGCGTATCAAAGGCTTCCCTTTTGATAAAGTAGGCACCATATTTACTGATTTTTACAACAATCACTTACCTTTTGAACTTACCAACGCACAAAAACGGGTACTGAAAGAAATTAGATCAGACCTAGGGAGCAATGCCCAAATGAATCGCTTATTGCAGGGTGATGTTGGTTCTGGAAAAACAATCGTTGCTTTAATGGCGATGTTGCTAGCGATTGACAATGGATTTCAAGCCTGCTTGATGGCACCTACAGAGATTTTAGCGAATCAGCATTTTGTAGGCATTCAAGAGCTACTAGAAGGTGTTGGCATTACGGTATCACTATTAACAGGTTCTGTAAAAAAATCTGCTCGGAAAGTCATACACGAACAGTTAGAAAGTGGGGAGCTTCAAATTTTGATAGGCACTCATGCCCTGTTGGAGGATAAAGTACAGTATAAAAACTTAGGATTAGCCATTGTAGATGAGCAGCACCGATTCGGTGTTGCACAGCGTTCTAAATTATGGCATAAAAATACGATACCACCACATGTTTTAGTGATGACAGCCACCCCAATACCGAGAACTTTGGCGATGAGTTTGTATGGCGATTTAGATATCTCTGTGATTGATGAATTACCTCCAGGACGAAAACCTATAAAAACGGTACATCGGTATGATTCTAACCGCTTAAAAGTATTTCAGTTTATCCGAGAGGAAATTAAAAAAGGAAGGCAAATTTATGTGGTATATCCACTAATTCAAGAATCTGAGGTATTAGATTATAAAGATTTAATGGATGGTTATGAAAGTATTGTCCGTGATTTTCCTCAGCCTGAATATCAGATTTCTATTGTTCACGGCCAAATGAAACCTGTAGATAAAGAATATGAAATGCAGCGTTTTGTGAAGGGGGAAACACAAATTATGGTAGCCACTACGGTTATAGAAGTGGGCGTTAATGTACCCAATGCTTCGGTAATGATTATAGAAAGTGCGGAACGCTTTGGATTGTCACAACTACACCAATTACGCGGTCGTGTTGGCCGTGGTGCAGATCAGAGTTTTTGTATTTTGATGACGAGTTTTAAACTATCTACAGAAGCAAAAACACGATTAGAAACAATGGTCCGTACCAATGATGGTTTTGAAATCGCCGAGGTCGATTTAAAACTCCGTGGCCCAGGAGATTTAATGGGAACCCAACAAAGTGGTATGTTAAATTTAAAGATAGCAGATATCGTTAGAGACAATGATATTTTAAAAACAGCCCGTTACTATGCGCTACAACTTCTAAAAGACGACCCTACCCTTGCTAAAGATGAGAATGCAGTAATTAATTATACGTATGCACAATTAGTTAGGCATAAGAATATTTGGAAGTATATTAGTTAG
- a CDS encoding DUF7935 family protein: MNGEQILQAFAYLLPSIVTGVVAFYFFKMHTKNEEGRRRYLLQKDTQKHTLPIRLQAYERMSLFLERISIPSLVVRVAPLTSNKNDYELLLIRTIETEFDHNLSQQIYLTDDCWNIIKAAKSATIQSIRKAALSAENADKFREDVLSDTMDKASPSATALSFVKKEISNLW; this comes from the coding sequence ATGAACGGAGAACAGATTCTACAAGCATTCGCTTATTTATTGCCATCAATAGTTACCGGCGTTGTTGCTTTTTACTTTTTTAAAATGCATACAAAAAATGAAGAAGGCCGTAGAAGATATTTGCTACAAAAAGATACTCAAAAACATACATTGCCTATTCGCTTACAGGCGTATGAGCGTATGTCCTTATTTTTAGAACGTATTTCTATACCTAGTTTAGTAGTGAGAGTTGCTCCGTTAACATCTAATAAAAATGATTATGAATTGCTTTTGATACGTACTATTGAAACCGAATTTGATCATAATTTATCGCAACAAATATATCTTACTGATGATTGCTGGAATATTATAAAAGCTGCAAAAAGTGCTACCATTCAATCTATTAGAAAAGCAGCTTTGAGTGCAGAAAATGCAGATAAATTTAGAGAAGATGTATTGAGTGATACGATGGACAAAGCATCGCCATCGGCAACAGCCTTATCCTTTGTAAAGAAAGAAATAAGCAATCTTTGGTAA